In Streptomyces sp. NBC_00414, a single window of DNA contains:
- the exaC gene encoding acetaldehyde dehydrogenase ExaC, with product MTRYAAPGTEGAIVSYRSRYDHFIGGEYVAPARGQYFENPSPVNGQPFTEIARGTAEDVERALDAAHAAAPAWGRTSVTARADILLKVADRMEANLEKLAVAESWENGKPVRETLAADIPLAIDHFRYFAGAIRAQEGSLGEIDDDTVAYHFHEPLGVVAQIIPWNFPILMAVWKLAPALAAGNAVVIKPAEQTPASIHYLMSLVSDLLPPGVVNIVNGFGVEAGKPLASSARVAKVAFTGETTTGRLIMQYASENIKPVTLELGGKSPNIFFDDVWAKDDDFRDKALEGFTMFALNQGEVCTCPSRALVQQGHYSEFLDAAVARTELIKPGHPLDTETMIGAQASNDQLEKILSYLDIGQQEGAKVLTGGHRIEYDGELAGGYYVQPTIFQGDNRMRIFQEEIFGPVVSVTSFSDFDDAIKIANDTLYGLGAGVWTRDMNTAYRAGRSIQAGRVWTNCYHAYPAHAAFGGYKQSGIGRENHKMMLEHYQQTKNLLVSYSPKKLGFF from the coding sequence ATGACCCGTTACGCAGCGCCCGGCACCGAAGGCGCGATCGTCTCCTACCGGTCGCGGTACGACCACTTCATCGGCGGCGAGTACGTGGCACCCGCCCGAGGGCAGTACTTCGAGAACCCGAGTCCGGTGAACGGTCAGCCGTTCACGGAGATCGCACGAGGTACGGCCGAGGACGTGGAGCGCGCGCTGGACGCGGCGCACGCCGCCGCACCCGCCTGGGGCCGCACGTCGGTGACCGCGCGGGCCGACATCCTCCTCAAGGTCGCCGACCGGATGGAGGCGAACCTGGAGAAGCTCGCGGTCGCGGAGAGCTGGGAGAACGGCAAGCCGGTCCGGGAGACTCTCGCCGCCGACATCCCCCTCGCCATCGATCACTTCCGGTACTTCGCGGGGGCGATCCGTGCGCAGGAGGGGTCGCTCGGTGAGATCGACGACGACACGGTGGCGTACCACTTCCACGAGCCGCTGGGCGTCGTGGCGCAGATCATCCCGTGGAACTTCCCGATCCTGATGGCGGTGTGGAAGCTGGCGCCGGCGCTCGCGGCGGGCAACGCCGTCGTGATCAAGCCCGCCGAGCAGACCCCGGCGTCCATCCACTACTTGATGAGCCTGGTCTCGGACCTGCTGCCGCCGGGCGTCGTGAACATCGTCAACGGCTTCGGTGTCGAGGCGGGCAAGCCCCTGGCGTCGAGCGCGCGGGTGGCAAAGGTCGCGTTCACCGGCGAGACCACTACGGGCCGGTTGATCATGCAGTACGCCTCGGAGAACATCAAGCCGGTCACGCTCGAACTGGGCGGTAAATCGCCGAACATCTTCTTCGACGACGTGTGGGCGAAGGACGACGACTTCAGGGACAAGGCGCTCGAAGGCTTCACGATGTTCGCGCTGAACCAGGGCGAGGTGTGCACCTGTCCGTCCCGGGCGCTCGTCCAGCAGGGCCACTACAGCGAGTTCCTGGACGCGGCGGTCGCCCGCACCGAACTGATCAAGCCCGGCCACCCGCTCGACACCGAGACGATGATCGGCGCTCAAGCCTCCAACGACCAGTTGGAGAAGATCCTCTCCTACCTGGACATCGGCCAGCAGGAAGGCGCCAAGGTACTTACGGGCGGTCATCGGATCGAGTACGACGGCGAGTTGGCGGGCGGGTACTACGTGCAGCCGACGATCTTCCAGGGCGACAACAGGATGCGGATCTTCCAGGAGGAGATCTTCGGTCCGGTCGTCTCGGTCACGTCGTTCTCGGACTTCGACGACGCCATCAAGATCGCCAACGACACGTTGTACGGGCTCGGCGCGGGGGTGTGGACGCGGGACATGAACACGGCGTATCGCGCCGGGCGTTCGATCCAGGCGGGCCGGGTGTGGACGAACTGCTACCACGCGTACCCGGCGCATGCGGCGTTCGGCGGCTACAAGCAGTCCGGTATCGGCCGGGAGAACCACAAGATGATGCTGGAGCACTACCAGCAGACGAAGAATCTGCTGGTGTCGTACTCGCCAAAGAAGCTGGGCTTCTTCTAG